In the Chlorobium limicola DSM 245 genome, one interval contains:
- a CDS encoding ATP-binding protein, with protein MPYKTRTLEIFFLQASQQFPVMLLTGARQTGKTTFLRHLAGENRSYVTLDDPMLRALAREEPALFLQRFTSPVLIDEIQYASQLLPCIKMAVDNEPQAGKFWITGSQQFHLMKGVTESLAGRVGVVNLLGFSQRELLDTPSAEPFLPVPEVMKQRAESRQLLLPELYRKIWLGSFPALHQENPADHDLFYSSYVQTYLQRDVRDLANVGDESAFMGFLRSCAARTGQMLNILDLCRQSDINHATGKRWLSILENSGIVYLLEPWHTNINKRVVKTPKLYFLDTGLAAWLTEWTSPETLEAGAMSGAILESWVVSEIIKSWWHNGKRAPIYYYRDKDAKEVDLLIHQNGTLYPIEIKKSANPGKDAIRHFQVLQTLKQPIGQGCIISLAPMYLPITSTIDNVPVGML; from the coding sequence ATGCCCTACAAAACCAGAACACTTGAGATCTTTTTCCTGCAAGCGAGTCAACAATTCCCCGTCATGCTGCTGACCGGAGCTCGCCAAACCGGAAAAACAACGTTTCTGCGACACCTTGCAGGAGAAAATCGCTCGTATGTCACTCTTGACGACCCGATGCTCCGGGCACTCGCAAGGGAAGAGCCCGCACTCTTCCTGCAACGCTTTACGTCACCGGTTCTCATCGACGAAATCCAGTATGCTTCCCAGCTTCTGCCCTGCATCAAAATGGCGGTGGACAACGAACCGCAAGCCGGAAAATTCTGGATCACCGGCTCCCAGCAGTTCCATTTGATGAAGGGGGTCACTGAATCGCTTGCCGGTCGTGTCGGGGTGGTCAACCTGCTTGGATTCTCGCAGAGAGAGCTTTTGGACACTCCCTCTGCAGAGCCGTTTCTGCCGGTTCCGGAAGTCATGAAACAACGGGCAGAAAGCCGGCAATTGCTTCTGCCCGAACTCTACCGGAAAATCTGGCTCGGATCGTTTCCCGCTCTCCATCAGGAAAATCCTGCCGATCATGACCTGTTTTACAGTTCATACGTCCAGACCTATCTGCAACGTGATGTGCGGGATCTTGCCAATGTCGGCGACGAAAGCGCATTCATGGGATTTCTCCGCTCCTGTGCAGCACGCACCGGACAGATGCTCAATATCCTGGACCTTTGCCGCCAGAGCGACATCAACCATGCGACCGGAAAACGATGGCTCTCGATTCTTGAAAATTCAGGCATCGTCTACCTGCTCGAACCATGGCACACCAATATCAATAAAAGAGTGGTGAAAACCCCGAAACTGTACTTTCTCGATACGGGACTTGCAGCCTGGCTGACCGAGTGGACTTCACCCGAAACGCTGGAAGCGGGAGCGATGTCAGGAGCCATTCTTGAAAGCTGGGTTGTATCGGAAATCATCAAAAGCTGGTGGCACAATGGCAAGCGTGCCCCCATTTACTACTATCGCGACAAAGACGCTAAAGAGGTCGATCTGCTCATTCATCAGAACGGCACACTCTATCCGATAGAGATAAAAAAATCGGCTAATCCGGGAAAAGATGCTATTCGCCATTTCCAGGTGCTTCAAACCCTGAAACAACCCATCGGGCAGGGATGCATCATCTCGCTTGCCCCCATGTATCTCCCGATCACATCAACCATCGATAACGTACCAGTGGGAATGCTGTAA
- a CDS encoding HipA domain-containing protein, with translation MNRRCLYCYEPLASGEDDFHRKCSRKMFGTPLPPQLPYDENQLDELALEVIRSQTAITGVQPKLSLHLEPAGKAHAPQRFTIVGLWGGYILKPPSQRFRQLPEIEDLTMRMAAAARIDTVPHSLIRMRSGALAYLTRRIDRTGNGKLHMEDMCQITGRLTENKYHGSYEQIAKAIHRYSANPGLDVINFFEVVLFCFLSGNADMHLKNFSLIDIEAKGGYSLAPAYDLVSTGLVMPSDKEDLALTLDGKKKKITLNDFRAAFGVLTIDEVVQERMFRKFRNVLPLWDLLIEKSFLDHENQAAYKELIRKKCHQIRLDT, from the coding sequence ATGAATCGTCGCTGTCTTTATTGCTATGAGCCGCTGGCCTCCGGGGAGGATGATTTCCATCGGAAGTGCAGCCGGAAAATGTTCGGAACGCCTCTCCCTCCACAGTTACCCTATGATGAAAACCAGCTCGATGAACTCGCTCTGGAGGTCATCCGGAGCCAGACCGCCATTACGGGGGTACAGCCGAAACTGTCGCTGCATCTGGAACCGGCAGGAAAGGCTCATGCTCCGCAGCGATTCACCATTGTTGGCTTATGGGGAGGGTACATACTCAAGCCCCCTTCGCAGCGATTTCGGCAGTTGCCGGAAATAGAGGACCTGACGATGCGCATGGCTGCTGCGGCGCGTATCGATACGGTGCCGCACTCCCTGATTCGCATGCGGTCGGGAGCCCTTGCATACCTGACGCGCCGTATTGATCGTACCGGGAATGGCAAGCTGCACATGGAGGATATGTGCCAGATCACCGGACGTCTCACGGAGAATAAATATCACGGTTCATATGAACAGATAGCGAAAGCCATACATCGTTACTCTGCAAATCCGGGTCTCGATGTCATCAATTTTTTTGAGGTGGTGCTGTTCTGCTTTCTTTCCGGAAATGCGGATATGCATCTGAAAAATTTTTCACTGATCGATATCGAAGCAAAAGGGGGCTACAGCCTTGCCCCGGCCTATGATCTCGTCTCGACAGGACTGGTTATGCCTTCCGATAAGGAAGACCTGGCCTTGACGCTTGACGGGAAGAAAAAAAAGATCACGCTGAACGATTTCAGAGCGGCTTTCGGCGTCTTGACGATTGACGAGGTGGTTCAGGAACGAATGTTCAGGAAGTTCAGAAATGTTCTGCCTCTGTGGGATCTGTTGATAGAAAAGAGTTTTCTTGACCATGAAAATCAGGCGGCCTACAAGGAGCTGATCAGGAAAAAATGTCACCAGATCCGGCTGGATACGTGA
- a CDS encoding nucleotidyl transferase AbiEii/AbiGii toxin family protein translates to MRTITAHERNLILDVTGEGLTPLPAAALEKDVLVTKVLEKLADIDVDGIQLIFCGGTCLSKAHGLIGRMSEDIDFKVVVPPGLSRSQNSLRLSQFKKHLVAVLATEGFVVPENEVLARDENNYFALNIRYESRFEVVASLRPEIKLELSARPLLLPMQLLSVRSILDILVNPPIEGIRINCLGVQESIGEKTLSFLRRTAEALSGRVSKDYDDRLIRHVYDVTVINRRLPDLISGLAGEVFDKMVDSDAERFGRQFPEFRLNPVVEMSKSVEYLENDESFAAEYDRFVTDLVYGEQVAFEEAKREFIEFARRLLS, encoded by the coding sequence ATGAGAACGATTACAGCGCATGAACGTAACCTGATTCTGGATGTTACCGGTGAAGGACTGACACCCTTGCCGGCCGCTGCACTGGAAAAAGATGTACTGGTCACCAAGGTACTTGAGAAGCTTGCAGATATTGATGTTGATGGGATACAATTGATTTTTTGTGGGGGAACCTGCCTGTCCAAAGCACATGGATTGATCGGGAGAATGTCGGAAGATATTGATTTCAAAGTTGTTGTTCCGCCAGGACTGTCCCGGAGCCAGAACAGCCTCCGGTTAAGTCAGTTCAAAAAGCATCTCGTTGCTGTTCTCGCTACCGAAGGTTTTGTAGTTCCTGAAAACGAAGTGCTTGCCCGGGATGAGAACAATTATTTCGCTCTGAATATCCGCTATGAGAGCCGCTTTGAGGTCGTTGCCAGCCTTCGCCCTGAAATCAAACTTGAATTGAGCGCAAGGCCTCTGTTGTTGCCCATGCAACTGTTGTCGGTGCGAAGCATTCTCGATATTCTTGTTAATCCTCCAATTGAAGGAATCAGAATCAACTGTCTTGGTGTGCAGGAATCCATTGGAGAAAAAACACTCTCTTTTCTCAGGAGAACTGCAGAAGCTCTTTCCGGCAGAGTCAGTAAAGACTATGATGACCGATTGATTCGTCATGTCTATGATGTGACGGTGATCAATCGTCGTTTACCTGATCTGATATCCGGACTGGCCGGTGAGGTTTTTGACAAGATGGTAGACTCCGATGCCGAAAGGTTTGGCAGACAGTTTCCGGAATTTCGGCTGAATCCTGTTGTGGAAATGAGCAAATCGGTTGAATACCTTGAGAACGATGAGAGTTTTGCAGCAGAATATGACAGGTTTGTCACTGACCTGGTCTACGGTGAGCAGGTGGCGTTTGAGGAGGCAAAACGGGAGTTTATCGAATTTGCAAGAAGATTGTTGTCATAA
- a CDS encoding HipA N-terminal domain-containing protein, which produces MQKAEIRYRDQTAGWFIQDEEGYHFLYDPAYLDSKDARPVSLTLPLRAAAYSSRTMFPFFDGLIPEGWLLAVAERNWKLDPRDRMGLLLNCCRDCIGAVSVHPVIME; this is translated from the coding sequence ATGCAAAAAGCCGAAATACGGTACCGTGACCAAACCGCAGGCTGGTTCATTCAGGATGAAGAGGGCTATCATTTTCTGTATGATCCGGCATACCTTGATTCGAAGGATGCCAGACCGGTAAGTCTGACGCTCCCGTTGCGGGCAGCTGCATATTCGAGCAGAACCATGTTTCCATTTTTTGACGGATTGATACCCGAAGGGTGGCTGCTTGCCGTTGCCGAAAGGAACTGGAAGCTCGATCCGCGAGATCGTATGGGTCTCTTATTGAACTGCTGCAGGGATTGCATCGGGGCGGTGAGTGTACATCCTGTAATCATGGAGTGA
- a CDS encoding DUF6088 family protein — protein sequence MRSDFTLMGSQSQISRLLADFVSEGRLVRLGYGIFAKARISSISGKAVPREPLEVLAQEAFRRLMIEAKPGKAQKEYASGQSTQVPVQAVFDTGQRRISRKLTVGNRKVRYENDYSA from the coding sequence ATGCGTTCAGATTTTACCCTCATGGGAAGCCAAAGCCAGATCAGTCGATTGCTGGCTGACTTTGTCAGTGAGGGGCGTCTTGTGCGTCTTGGATACGGTATTTTTGCCAAAGCCAGAATCAGTTCGATAAGCGGTAAAGCGGTTCCGCGGGAACCTCTTGAAGTTCTTGCACAAGAGGCGTTCAGGCGTCTGATGATCGAGGCAAAACCCGGAAAAGCACAAAAAGAGTATGCTTCCGGTCAGAGTACACAGGTGCCTGTACAGGCTGTTTTCGATACCGGTCAACGGCGAATCAGCCGAAAGTTAACGGTAGGTAATCGAAAGGTGAGATATGAGAACGATTACAGCGCATGA
- a CDS encoding 4Fe-4S dicluster domain-containing protein: MLVLDCFFGRCEKPSCDGCLFKPVRSFRLMMKSRAMEKCEDDSVDTEGVWKKEVDSVLANKAPEAKQPSVKRKKRLLAPREEIAWFPVIKADLCNGCADCKVLCKPGVFEPGPPDPEGIHRPKFLVAHPYKCLVLCDRCVPICTSGAIKLPPKEDFEKYVEYVD, translated from the coding sequence GTGCGATGGATGCCTATTCAAACCGGTGCGTTCATTTCGGCTGATGATGAAGTCACGCGCCATGGAGAAGTGCGAAGACGATTCGGTCGATACCGAAGGGGTGTGGAAGAAAGAGGTGGATAGCGTGCTCGCAAACAAGGCGCCCGAAGCGAAGCAGCCGTCGGTAAAACGAAAAAAACGGCTGCTCGCCCCGCGCGAAGAAATAGCCTGGTTTCCCGTCATCAAGGCCGATCTCTGCAATGGCTGCGCAGACTGCAAGGTGCTCTGCAAGCCCGGCGTTTTCGAGCCGGGTCCGCCCGATCCCGAAGGGATCCACAGGCCCAAGTTCCTTGTGGCCCATCCCTACAAGTGCCTGGTACTTTGTGATCGATGCGTGCCCATCTGCACTTCCGGCGCGATAAAGCTCCCGCCGAAAGAAGATTTCGAGAAGTATGTGGAATATGTTGATTGA
- a CDS encoding IS5 family transposase: MKNINPPGLFDEQFQLERLTQLKDPLVKLEQYIDWKIFAPILDVVFNKPENHSNAGRPPFDRVMMFKVLILQSLYSLSDDAMEFQINDRLSFKRFLGLKSSDRVPDSKTIWKFRETLIQEGIIEALFYRFNQALDDQSIFAKTGQIVDASFVEVPRQRNSRDENDQIKKGQTPESWKAKPNKLCQKDRDARWTKKNKMNFYGYKNHIKVDQGTKLISTYMVTDAAVHDSQELETLIDKEDAGQKLYGDAAYIGQEESIEACGMQSEIHEKATRNHKLTADQKAKNRQKSKVRSRVEHVFGFMTNTLKAMTIKTIGYVRATAKIGLANLTYNLMRCVQLKKKVYAVFLG, from the coding sequence ATGAAAAACATCAATCCACCCGGCCTTTTTGATGAACAATTCCAGCTCGAACGTCTTACCCAGCTCAAAGATCCGCTGGTGAAGCTGGAACAATACATCGACTGGAAAATATTTGCTCCTATTCTTGATGTCGTTTTCAACAAACCAGAGAACCATAGCAATGCCGGAAGACCACCTTTTGATCGGGTCATGATGTTTAAGGTTCTTATCCTCCAGAGCCTGTACAGTCTCTCGGATGATGCCATGGAATTTCAGATTAACGATCGTCTCAGTTTCAAACGCTTTCTGGGGCTCAAATCAAGTGACCGGGTACCGGACAGCAAGACCATCTGGAAGTTCCGTGAAACCCTGATACAGGAAGGCATTATCGAAGCCTTGTTTTACCGGTTCAATCAAGCCCTGGACGACCAGAGCATCTTTGCCAAAACCGGGCAGATTGTTGATGCGAGCTTTGTTGAAGTGCCTCGGCAACGCAACAGCCGTGACGAAAACGACCAGATCAAAAAGGGCCAGACCCCGGAATCGTGGAAAGCAAAGCCGAACAAACTGTGCCAGAAAGACCGTGATGCCCGCTGGACAAAAAAGAACAAGATGAACTTTTACGGCTATAAAAATCACATCAAGGTTGATCAGGGAACCAAGCTCATCAGTACGTATATGGTGACGGATGCGGCTGTCCATGACTCTCAGGAACTGGAAACGCTGATCGACAAGGAGGATGCGGGTCAGAAACTTTACGGTGACGCCGCATACATCGGGCAGGAAGAAAGCATCGAAGCATGCGGCATGCAGAGCGAAATCCATGAAAAAGCCACCAGAAACCACAAGCTCACTGCAGACCAGAAAGCAAAGAATCGCCAGAAGTCGAAGGTTCGTTCCAGAGTCGAGCATGTCTTCGGCTTCATGACCAACACCCTGAAAGCCATGACTATTAAAACCATCGGCTATGTAAGGGCTACCGCAAAGATCGGATTGGCCAACCTGACCTATAACCTCATGCGCTGTGTGCAGCTGAAAAAGAAAGTCTATGCGGTTTTCCTGGGATAA
- a CDS encoding helix-turn-helix transcriptional regulator, which produces MKDIAEFVRDRRKALGMTQPELAEKAGTGLRFIRDLEQGKKTLRMDKVNQVLALFGFVLAPVRQEREA; this is translated from the coding sequence ATGAAGGATATAGCTGAATTTGTCCGCGACAGGCGAAAGGCCCTGGGCATGACCCAGCCGGAACTGGCAGAAAAAGCCGGTACCGGTCTTCGTTTTATCCGTGATCTTGAACAGGGAAAAAAAACATTGCGGATGGACAAGGTGAACCAGGTGCTTGCCCTGTTCGGGTTCGTACTTGCGCCTGTCAGACAGGAAAGGGAGGCGTAG
- the serB gene encoding phosphoserine phosphatase SerB — translation MSELLLINITGLDKPGLTSKIAAILADAKVPVLDIGQAVIHNHLSLGMLVEVPKESASSPVLKDLLFCAHTLGIQISFTPVADEEYDRWVGEQGKPRYLLSLLSRKISAEQLKRVSSIVAAHHLNIDTISRLSGRIPLDNGDNHTRACVEFSLRGTLSDENLFREQLLAITDSLGIDIAFQEDNIFRRNRRMVVFDMDSTLITSEVIDELAKEAGVGEEVSAITEQAMRGELDFNESLQRRVAQLRGLDEHVMESIAARLQLTEGAERLFGNLKRLGYKTAILSGGFTYFGHYLQKKLSIDYVYANTLEIENGCLTGRVLGRVVDGARKAELLELLAEKENISLEQTVAVGDGANDLPMLGKAGLGIAFRAKPIVRERAKQAISTLGLDAILYLMGFRDRDELAE, via the coding sequence ATGAGCGAGCTTCTCCTTATCAATATTACCGGCCTGGACAAACCGGGTCTGACGTCGAAAATAGCGGCGATTCTTGCTGACGCGAAGGTACCGGTGCTCGATATCGGGCAGGCGGTGATCCATAACCATCTCAGCCTCGGCATGCTGGTTGAGGTGCCAAAGGAGTCGGCTTCGTCGCCCGTTCTTAAAGATCTGCTCTTCTGCGCCCATACGCTCGGCATACAGATTTCCTTTACGCCGGTGGCCGACGAGGAGTACGACCGGTGGGTGGGCGAACAGGGCAAGCCCCGATACCTGCTCTCGCTGCTGTCGAGAAAAATTTCAGCCGAACAGCTTAAGCGGGTATCGTCGATCGTTGCCGCTCATCATCTCAATATCGACACCATCAGCCGCCTTTCAGGCCGAATCCCGCTCGATAACGGCGACAACCACACCCGCGCCTGCGTGGAGTTCTCGCTGAGGGGAACCCTCTCTGACGAAAACCTCTTTCGCGAACAGCTTCTGGCCATTACCGACAGCCTCGGCATCGACATCGCCTTCCAGGAGGACAACATTTTCCGGCGGAACCGGCGCATGGTGGTGTTCGATATGGACTCGACCCTCATCACCTCGGAAGTGATCGACGAACTTGCAAAGGAGGCCGGAGTCGGCGAGGAGGTGTCGGCCATCACCGAGCAGGCCATGCGGGGGGAACTGGATTTCAACGAGAGCCTGCAGCGGCGGGTGGCGCAGCTCAGGGGGCTCGACGAACATGTGATGGAGAGCATCGCCGCACGGTTGCAGCTGACCGAAGGGGCCGAACGGCTCTTCGGCAACCTGAAACGGCTCGGCTACAAAACCGCCATTCTCTCCGGAGGATTCACCTATTTCGGCCACTACCTGCAGAAAAAGCTCTCGATCGACTACGTGTACGCGAACACCCTTGAAATAGAGAACGGCTGCCTGACGGGAAGGGTGCTCGGCAGGGTTGTGGACGGAGCGAGAAAGGCCGAACTGCTCGAACTGCTCGCCGAAAAGGAGAACATCAGCCTCGAACAGACCGTTGCCGTCGGGGACGGAGCAAACGACCTGCCGATGCTCGGCAAGGCTGGTCTCGGCATCGCCTTCAGGGCCAAGCCCATCGTTCGCGAACGGGCGAAACAGGCCATCTCCACCCTCGGCCTCGACGCCATCCTCTACCTGATGGGGTTCAGGGATCGCGACGAGCTGGCGGAGTAG
- a CDS encoding ATP-binding protein, which yields MPYKTRTLEIFFLQASQQFPVMLLTGARQTGKTTFLRHLAGENRSYVTLDDPMLRALAREEPALFLQRFTSPILIDEIQYAPQLLPCIKMAVDNEPQAGKFWITGSQQFHLMKGVTESLAGRVGVVNLLGFSQRELLDTPSAEPFLPVTEVMKQRAESRQLLLPELYRKIWLGSFPALHQENPADHDLFYSSYVQTYLQRDVRDLANVGDESAFLGFLRSCAARTGQMLNILDLCRQSDINHATGKRWLSILENSGIVYLLEPWHTNSNKRVVKTPKLYFLDTGLAAWLTEWTSPETLEAGAMSGAILESWVVSEIIKSWWHNGKRAPIYYYRDKDAKEVDLLIHQNGTLYPIEIKKSASPGKDATGHFKALQTLKQPIGQGCIISLAPMYLPITSTIDNVPVGML from the coding sequence ATGCCCTACAAAACCAGAACACTTGAGATCTTTTTCCTGCAAGCGAGTCAACAATTCCCCGTCATGCTGCTGACCGGAGCTCGCCAAACCGGAAAAACAACGTTTCTGCGACACCTTGCAGGAGAAAATCGCTCGTATGTCACGCTTGACGACCCGATGCTCCGGGCACTCGCAAGGGAAGAGCCTGCACTCTTCCTGCAACGCTTTACCTCACCGATTCTTATCGACGAAATCCAGTATGCTCCCCAGCTTCTGCCCTGCATCAAAATGGCGGTGGACAACGAACCGCAAGCCGGAAAATTCTGGATCACCGGCTCCCAGCAGTTCCATTTGATGAAAGGGGTCACTGAATCGCTCGCCGGTCGTGTCGGGGTGGTCAACCTGCTTGGATTTTCGCAGAGAGAGCTTTTGGACACTCCCTCTGCAGAGCCGTTTCTTCCTGTTACGGAAGTCATGAAACAACGGGCAGAAAGCCGGCAATTGCTTTTGCCCGAACTCTACCGGAAAATCTGGCTCGGATCGTTTCCCGCTCTCCATCAGGAAAATCCTGCCGATCATGACCTGTTCTACAGTTCATACGTCCAGACCTATCTGCAACGTGATGTGCGTGATCTGGCCAATGTAGGCGACGAAAGCGCATTCCTGGGATTTCTCCGCTCCTGTGCGGCACGCACCGGCCAGATGCTCAATATTCTGGACCTTTGCCGCCAGAGCGACATCAACCATGCGACCGGAAAACGATGGCTCTCGATTCTTGAAAATTCAGGCATCGTCTACCTGCTCGAACCATGGCACACAAATAGCAATAAAAGAGTGGTGAAAACCCCGAAACTGTACTTTCTCGATACGGGACTTGCTGCCTGGCTGACCGAGTGGACTTCACCCGAAACGCTGGAAGCGGGAGCGATGTCAGGAGCCATTCTTGAAAGCTGGGTTGTATCGGAAATCATCAAAAGCTGGTGGCACAATGGCAAGCGTGCCCCCATTTACTACTATCGCGACAAAGACGCTAAAGAGGTCGATCTGCTCATTCATCAGAATGGCACACTCTATCCGATAGAGATAAAAAAATCGGCAAGTCCGGGAAAAGATGCCACTGGCCATTTTAAGGCACTTCAAACACTGAAACAACCGATCGGACAGGGATGCATCATCTCGCTTGCCCCCATGTATCTCCCGATCACATCAACCATCGATAACGTACCAGTGGGAATGCTGTAA
- a CDS encoding tyrosine-type recombinase/integrase — MTNTLPILEKRALSAPEFHALKAMPLELEWYANIRSEKTRRAYRNDVKELSRFLGITEPEEMRIVTRAHLLAWRTDLEQRNLAAATIRRKLASISSLFDYLCEQNAVLHNPVLGVKRPAANNNEGTTPALGDSQARMLLDAPPANTLKGKRDRAILATLLYHGLRREELCRLQVKDLQQRSGVQHLCIHGKREKIRFLPMHPMAQRLIDEYLAGAEGTQCNRS, encoded by the coding sequence ATGACCAACACTCTTCCGATCCTCGAAAAACGGGCACTTTCAGCACCGGAGTTTCATGCTCTCAAGGCAATGCCTCTGGAACTCGAATGGTATGCCAATATCCGGAGTGAGAAGACCCGACGGGCTTACCGCAACGACGTGAAAGAATTATCCCGATTTCTCGGCATCACGGAACCAGAAGAAATGCGCATTGTTACCCGAGCGCACCTGCTTGCCTGGAGAACCGATCTTGAACAGCGTAACCTTGCTGCCGCCACCATCCGGCGCAAGCTTGCTTCGATCTCTTCGCTTTTCGACTACCTCTGTGAACAGAATGCCGTATTGCATAACCCGGTTCTTGGCGTAAAACGTCCCGCTGCAAACAACAACGAAGGCACGACGCCTGCCCTTGGTGACAGCCAGGCAAGAATGCTACTTGATGCCCCGCCGGCGAATACCCTTAAAGGAAAACGAGACAGGGCAATTCTCGCTACCCTGCTCTACCATGGGTTGCGCAGGGAAGAACTTTGTCGGCTACAGGTTAAAGATTTGCAGCAACGGAGCGGCGTGCAGCATTTATGCATCCACGGTAAACGGGAAAAGATCCGGTTTCTGCCGATGCATCCGATGGCTCAGCGGTTAATTGATGAGTATCTTGCAGGAGCTGAGGGGACGCAGTGCAACAGGAGCTGA
- a CDS encoding 4Fe-4S dicluster domain-containing protein, with amino-acid sequence MSGSPSPLKKKKRLLAPREEIAWFPSIDAELCNGCEACADLCRPGVFAPGPSDPSGVCRPKMTVANPFNCIVLCTRCEPVCPSGAITLPRPEDFERFVEYVD; translated from the coding sequence ATGAGCGGTTCACCATCCCCCCTGAAGAAAAAGAAACGGCTGCTTGCTCCCCGCGAAGAGATCGCCTGGTTTCCCTCCATCGATGCGGAACTCTGCAACGGATGCGAAGCCTGCGCCGACCTCTGCAGGCCCGGCGTGTTCGCCCCCGGCCCTTCAGATCCGTCCGGGGTATGCAGGCCGAAAATGACCGTTGCCAACCCGTTCAACTGCATCGTGCTCTGTACCCGCTGCGAGCCCGTCTGTCCCTCCGGCGCGATCACCCTGCCCCGACCGGAAGATTTCGAGCGGTTCGTCGAATACGTCGATTGA